The Streptomyces sp. NBC_00597 DNA segment GCTTTCGAATCCGTGGTTCCGGGCCTCAAAGCCTGCCAGCCGCCCCAACCGCCCGCGGGGGAAACGCGGAAAATCCGCGTTTCGAACCCACCGTCCCCTTAAGATGCCTGGACTTCCGGGCGCGGCGCCCCCACGAGCCGGTAGGCCTCTCTCAGGTCGCGGCCCTCGTAGACATGCGTCGCCCGCTCCGCCAGGTAAGGCCGCGCGTTCACCGCCACCGACACCGCAACGGCTTCGAAGAGCACCGAGTCGGTCACCGAATCCCCGTACGCGACACAGTCGGCCCGGCCCACCCCGAACTGGGCACACAGCCGGTCCGCCACCGTGACCTTGCCCTCGGGAGTCAAGATTCCGGCCGCCTCCACAGGCCGGGTGAAGGGCACCTCGGGGAAGACGGAGCCATGGGCGGCATGTGCGCCCCACTCCAGCAGCAGCTCGACGAAGAACGACGGCGACAGCGAGATCACCGCGCAGTAGTCCCCGCGCTCCCTGATCTCCCGCCACACCTCGCGAATCCCCGACAGCCACGGGGCACCCTCGAACGCTGCCCGGACGTGCGCGGGCGTCAGCCCCGCCCACAATGCATGCGCCGCCACCGAGAACTCGTGCGGCCCCATCTCCCGCGCGCCGAACGCCCGCTCCAACTCGGCGATCTCCGTGTGCAGGCCGAGCTGTCGGGAGATCTCTGCCGGCGCCGCCGAGCCGTACATCAGCGTCCCGTCGAGATCGAAGAGGTGCAGGAGGGTCATGGCAGGGAGGCTAGCCCGTGGGATGTTTCACGTGAAACATCCACCCCCCAAATCCTCTGGACGCCCACCCGACTGATGATCCAGTCTGGGCCCGTGACACCACCACACCTCACCGACCTCCCGATTCGGGCGCTGACCGTGGACGATCTCCGCTCATGCGCCGACCTGTCCGAAGACCGCGGGTGGCCGCGCGAGGACCACAAGTGGGGACTGCTTCTCGCCGCCGGCAACGGCTACGGCATCGATGCCCCCGACGGCCACGGGCTCGCCGCCGCCTGCGTCGTCACCTCGTACGGACACACCCACGCCGGCCCGGAGCTGGCCGCCATCGGCATGGTCCTCGTCGCCGAGCGCTATGCCCGCCAGGGCCTGGGCCGCCACCTGATGACGTACGTCTGCGACGACGTCCTCAAGGGAGTCCCCCTCACCCTCCACGCCACTCCCCACGGCCGCCCCCTCTACGAGGGGCTCGGCTTCGACACCACGGGTCGGGCCGAAATGCTCCGCGGTACTTTCCGGGGCGAGCCCACTGACTCGGAGGCGCCCTCCGTGGCGGTCCGGCCCGCGGCCGGCGAGGACATCCCACGGATCGTCCGACTCGACACCGAGGTCTTCGGCACCGACCGGACCCACATGATCGCCCGGCTTCCCGCTTTTGCGGACCGGCTGCTGGTCGCGGAGGACGGCCGGGGCGAGCTCGTCGGCTACGCCGCGATCTGGCCCAACATGGAGACCCATGTGATCGGGCCGCTGATCGCCCGGGACACCGCCGGCGCCCAGGCACTCGTCACCGCGCTCGCCGCCGTCACCGACCGGCCGCTGCGAACCGACATCGACGTACGCCACGAGGAGCTCCTCACCTGGCTCAAGGACCGCGGACTCGACTCCGTGGCGTTCAACGCCGTCATGACCCGCAACATCCCCGCCCTCCCCGGCGACTGGACCCGCCGCTGGGCTCCGCTCACCGTGGCCGCGGGCTGAGTAGGGCAGCGTCGCGATGACCGACCCCGACCAGCCGGAGATCCGCCCCGCCACCGAGGAGGACCTGCCCGCCATCGTCGCCATGCTCGCGGACGACCCCCTCGGCGCCACCCGCGAATCCCCCGACGACCTCACCCCCTACATCGCGGCGTTCAAACGTCTGACGGCCGACCCGCACCAACACGTGGTCGTCGCCGTCCGCGAAGGCCGCGTCGTGGGCACCCTCCAACTCACCATCGTTCCCGGGCTGTCCCGCAAGGGAGCCACCCGTTCGATCATCGAAGGCGTCCGGGTCCATGCCGACGAGCGGGGCGGCGGCCTGGGGACCCTGTTCATCCAATGGGCGATCGACCGATCCCGCCGCGAGAACTGCCAACTCGTCCAGCTCACCTCGGACGTGACCCGCGCCGACGCCCACCGCTTCTACGAGCGACTCGGGTTCACCGCTTCCCACGTCGGGTTCAAACTCTCCCTCTGATCCCCCGTACGGCAGGCCGGGCCCGCGTCGGTGGCCCGGCCTACGATCGGGAGGATGAGCCCCAGCCTCCCCCTCGTCACCACCGCCGAGCGCCGCCACCGGCTCGGACGCAGACACCGCCTGGCTCCCTCGGCCCGTGCCGCCTCGGTCTCGGAGGCTGCGGACGCCGTCGTCGCGCTACGCGCCACCGACGCCGCCGCTCTGTTCCTCTCCGCCCGCGCCCGGCTCGCGGAAGGCGGACCCGCCACCGTCGAACAGGCCCTCTACGAGGACGTCTCCGTGGTCCGGCTGCTCAGCATGCGCAACACGCTCTTCGTCGTCTCCGCCGAACTCGCCCCGTACGTGGACTCCTCCACCGCCCGGAGCATCGCCGCCAAGGAGCGCCGCACCTTCCTCAAGCACCTCCAGGAGGACGATCAGGGCCTGGACGCCGACTGGCTGGCCCGGACCGAGGCCGCCGCGCTCGTCGCCCGCGATGCCCACGGCCCGTGCACCGGCAGCCAGCTCTCCGCGGCGGTGCCCGCACTGCGCGAGAAGATCACCGTCGGCCAAGGCAAGAAGTACGAGACCGAGACCGGTGTCGCCACCCGTGTCATCCGGCTCCTCCTGGCCGCCGACGGCCGGATCCGCCGCGACCGGCCGCGCGGGTCATGGACCTCCAGCCAGTTCCGCTGGGTGCACACCGAGTCATGGACCGCCGTACCACCGGCCGAGGCCCGCGCCGAGATCGCCCGCCGCTGGCTGCACGCCTACGGCCCGGCCACGGAGGCGGACCTCAAGTGGTGGACGGGCTGGACCCTCACCGCCGTCCGCAAGGCCCTCACCGCCGTCGGCCCCGCCCAGGTCCGCCTCGACGACGGCGGCACCGCCCTCGTCGGCCCCGGCGACACTGCTCCCGAACCCGCCCCCGAACCCTGGGCCGCGCTGCTGCCCGGCCTGGACCCCAGCGGCATCGGCTGGGCCGATCGGGGCTTCCACCTCGACCCCGCGCACCGGCTCGCCCTCTTCGACTACGCCGGCAACATCGGACCCACGGTCTGGTGGAACGGCGAGATCGTCTGGCGGCTGCTGGGCGACCCCGGCCGCGCCGCCGAGACGGCCATCGCCGCCGAGGTCGCCCGCCTCGCCCCATGGGTGGGCGGCACCCGGATCACCCCGCGCTTCCGCACCCCGCTCGAACGCGAACTGGTCGCCTGAACCGGTCGCTCGATTCGGAAGACGGCCTCAGCCGATGCCGCGCCAGCCCTGCGGGTCCACCCCGCCGGGCACGGGAGCCTGCGCGTCGTACGGCTCCCTCGTGAACACGAACGAGCCCAGGTCGAGATGGCTCACCGAACCGTCCTCACGGCGGACCGCCCGCAGTGTCTCTCCCGCGTAGTAGCCGCAGACCCCGGTCCAACTGCCGTCGGGCTGTGCCCGGAACCGGGCCGACCGACCCATCGCGCCCATGGGCGCGAGCTCCAGCAGCCCGTCCGCCTTCAACCGCACCGCCTGCGCCGACGTGCCCCAGTACCAGGGGCCGCACAGCTCCAGGGCGACCGGGTCGGCCTCCCGGAACGGCCGCCACGGCTGCGGGAACGGCGGCTCCGCTTCCGCGACGATCGCCACCAGGTCCGCGGCCACCGCCGAGGCGGGCAGCCCCGACGTGCAGTTCGCCAGCACCACGGCCGCCACGTCGTCCGCCTCGCTCAGCCACAGGCCCGCGACGAACCCCGGCAGCGAGCCGCTGTGACCCGTGAGCCTGCGCCCCCGGTCGTCCATCAGCTGCATGCCGAGCCCGTAGCCGAGCTCGGCGAGACCGGGCTCCGGCGGTGCGGCCGGCGTCCGCATCTCCCGTACCGACTCCGCGCTCAGCACCCGCTCGTCACCCCGGGCGAGGAACATCGCGAACCGGGCCAAGTCACTGGTCGTGGACCAGAGTTGTCCGGCTGCAGCCATCAGCCCCAGGTCCTCCAGCGGCTCGGGCATCATCACGTCGGCCCACGGGTGCACCGCCCAACCGCCGGCGTGCGGAGCCTGCGGCTGCGCCGTCGTACGGTCGAGCGCGAGCGGCTCCAGCACCTCGGCCCGGAGCACCTCTTCCCACGGCTTGCCCCGTACGGCCTCCACGAGCGAACCCAGCAGCGTGTAGCCCGGGTTGGAGTAGTGGTGCCGCCTGCCGGGCCGGAACCGGTACGGCTCCTCGCCCAGCACGTCCGCGAGCTCGGGCCGCAGCGCCCCGGGCGTGCGCTCCCACCATTCGCCCGGCGTCTCCGCCGCCAACCCACCGGTATGGGCCAGCAGCTGGGCGATGGTCACTTCGCCGACGCCCGTCCCCGGCAGGTGCTGCTCCAGAGGGTCCTCAAGGCGCAGCAGGCCCTCGTCCCGCAGGCGCATCACCACGACGGCGGTGAAGGTCTTGCTGATCGACCCGATCCGGTACTGCACGTTCCCGTCGGGCCCGTGCCCCTCGACGGACGTCCGGGAGCCCTCCCAGACCAGCTCGCCGCCGCGGGCCACGGCCGCCACCACCGACGGCGCCCTTCCTTCGCTCTGCGCGACGGCGATCCGGTGCCTCAGCGCACGCCGGGTGGCAGGGAACAGTTCCCGATCTTCAGATACGGCATCCATGATCGGATGCTACGTGTTGGCCATGTCCACGAACCGCGAATAGTGGCCCTGGAAGGCGACCGTGATCGTCGCCGTGGGGCCGTTACGGTGCTTCGCCACGATCAGGTCCGCCTCGCCCGCGCGGGGCGACTCCTTCTCGTACGCGTCCTCGCGGTGCAGCAGGATCACCATGTCGGCGTCCTGCTCGATCGAGCCCGACTCACGCAGGTCGGAGACCATCGGCTTCTTGTCGGTGCGCTGCTCGGGACCACGGTTCAGCTGGGACAGCGCGATCACCGGCACCTCAAGCTCCTTGGCCAGCAGCTTGAGGTTTCGGGACATGTCCGAGACCTCCTGCTGGCGGCTCTCGGGACGGCGCGAGCCGCCCGACTGCATCAGCTGGAGGTAGTCGATGACCACGAGCGAGAGGTCGTTGCGCTGCTTGAGGCGCCGACACTTCGCCCGGATCTCCATCATCGACAGGTTCGGCGAGTCGTCGATGTAGAGCGGGGCGGCGGAGACGTCCGGCATCCGGCGGGCGAGCCGCGTCCAGTCGTCGTCCGTCATGGTGCCGGAGCGCATGTGGTGCAGGGCCACCCGGGCTTCCGCCGACAGGAGGCGCATCGCGATCTCGTTGCGGCCCATTTCGAGGGAGAAGATCACGCTCGGCAAGTTGCTCTTGATGGAACAGGCCCGGGCGAAGTCGAGCGCGAGGGTGGACTTACCCATGGCGGGGCGGGCCGCGATGACGATCATCTGGCCGGGGTGCAGGCCGTTGGTCAGCGAATCGAGGTCCGTGAAGCCGGTCGGTACGCCCGACATCTGGCCGCTGCGCGAGCCGATGGCCTCGATCTCGTCGAGTGCGCCCTCCATGATGTCGCCCAGCGGCAGGTAGTCCTCGGAGGTCCGCTGTTCGGTGACGGCGTAGATCTCGGCCTGGGCGCTGTTGACGATCTCGTCGACGTCGCCGTCGGCCGCGTATCCCATCTGCGTGATCTTCGTACCGGCTGCGACGAGACGGCGCAGCACGGCCCGCTCGTGGACGATCTCCGCGTAGTACTCGGCGTTCGCCGCGGTGGGCACCGACTGGACGAGCGTGTGCAGGTACGAGGCCCCGCCGACCTTGCTGATCTCGCCGCGGCGGGTCAGCTCGGCGCCGACCGTGATCGGGTCGGCCGGCTCGCCCTTCGCGTACAGATCGAGGATCGCCTGGTAGATCGTCTCGTGCGAGGGCCGGTAGAAGTCATGACCCTTGATGACCTCGACGACGTCCGCGATGGCGTCCTTGGACAGCAGCATGCCGCCGAGCACCGACTGCTCGGCATCGAGGTCCTGCGGCGGGACGCGCTCGAAGCCGCCGCCCCCGCCGTCCCAGGAGCCGCCCTCGCGGCCCCGGTCGTGCTGTTCGTCCCCGCGGCCGCGGTTGTCGCTGTTACGGCGCGAACGGGCGGGCAGACGGTCACCCGGACCGCTGTCGGCCCAGGGGTCGTCCATGGGCTCGGGCATACTCACCGGGCCGCCTCCTCCCGTCCGCAACGCGGACCTCGCCGTGCCACTCTTTCTACGACACGGCTCTGACATTTGGGACACCCGAATCCGCAGTCGGCAAGTCGGGCAACGCACAACGGTAGGGCCGAGAGCGACGTCAGCCAATCTTGTTATCCACAGGCTGTGTGGATGAGATGTGGATGACCGACCCAATGCTGTGGGTAACTCGCCGGAAGCTGTGCACGGACCGGGGGACGGTGCTGTGGACAAAATCACCTGCCCTACCCACACACCCCACCTGACCTGCAAATTCTTCCTCCACGGGCTGTGGGGGAGAAAATTCTTGGCCCTGGTCCCGAGATCGCCTCAAACGGGGTGCCGAGAACGCGCAAGTCAACTCATCGGTAAGCCTCCAAAGACTGTTGCATCTATTACCTGTGGAAGATTAGATTGAGCGCCATGACACAGGCCCTCGCCCCGCTGAAGGGTGCCCCGAGACGGCACGACCGCGAGATCCTCGCACTCGCCGTGCCGGCGTTCGGCGCGCTCGTCGCCGAGCCCCTGTTCGTGATGGCTGACAGTGCCATCGTGGGACACCTCGGCACCCCCCAGCTGGCAGGACTCGGCATCGCCGCCGCCCTCCTCACCACCGCCGTCAGCGTCTTCGTCTTCCTCGCCTACGCCACCACCGCGGCCGTCTCCCGCCGGGTCGGCGCGGGCGACCTCCCGGCCGCGATCCGTCAGGGCATGGACGGCATCTGGCTCGCCCTCCTGATCGGCGCCGCGGTCGTCGCCTTCGTTCTGCCGACCGCGCCCTGGCTGATCTCCCTCTTCGGGGCGTCCGACACCGTCGCCCCCCACGCGGTCACCTATCTGCGGATCTCGGCCCTGGGCATCCCGGCCATGTTGATGGTCCTCGCCGCCACCGGCGTCCTCCGCGGGCTCCAGGACACCCGTACCCCGCTCTACGTCGCCGTCGGAGGCTTCGCCCTCAACGCGGGCCTGAACGGCGTCCTCGTCTACGGCGTCGGCTTCGGGATCGCCGGCTCCGCCTGGGGCACGGTGATCGCCCAGTGCGCCATGGCCGGTGTCTACCTCGTCGTGGTCGTCCGTGGTGCACGTAAGCACGGGGCCTCCTTGCGCCCCGACGCCACCGGCATCCGGGCCTGCGCCCAGGCCGGCGTACCGCTTCTCGTGCGCACCCTGTCCTTGCGCGCCGTCCTGATCATCGCGACCGCCGTGGCAGCGCGACTCGGCGACGCGGAAATCGCCGCCCACCAGATCCTGCTCTCCCTGTGGAGCCTGCTCGCCTTCGCCCTCGACGCGATCGCCATCGCCGGGCAGGCCATCATCGGCCGCTACCTCGGCGCCGACGACACCGAGGGCGCCAAAGCCGTCTGCCGCCGCATGGTCCAGTGGGGCATCGTCTCGGGAATCGTCCTGGGCGCCCTCGTGATCGCGGCCCGCCCCCTGTTCATCCCCTTGTTCACCAGCGACCCTGCGGTCGAGGACGCCCTGCTGCCCGCCCTGCTGGTCGTGGCCCTTTCCCAGCCGGTGTCCGGCATCGTCTTCGTGCTCGACGGGGTCCTGATGGGCGCCGGAGACGGCCGGTACCTGGCCTGGGCGATGCTCCTGACGCTCGCCGTGTTCACTCCGGCCGCCCTGCTCGTCCCGACCGTAGGCGGCGGCCTGACCACGCTCTGGTGGGCCATGACACTGATGATGCTGGTCCGGATGGCCACGCTCCAGCTACGTGCCCGCTCCGGCCGGTGGCTGGTCGCGGGAGCGACCCGCTGATCCGCTGATCCGCTGATCCGCGAGGCCATGTTTCACGTGAAACAGAGAACGCCCCTCAGGACGTTTCACGTGAAACGTCGCCCGGCGATCCCCGACAACGACGAAGGGCCGCACCCCAGAGGGGTGCGGCCCTTCGCGTGCAGCACTTAGGCGGCGACAACCTCGACGCCCACGTTCGCGGCGACCTCAGCGTGCAGACGCACGGAGACCTGGTACGAACCGAGGGTCTTGATCGGGGCAGCCAGCTCGACGCGGCGCTTGTCGACCTTCGGACCACCGGAAGCCTCGATCGCCGTGGCGATGTCGGCCGGGGTCACGGAGCCGAAGAGACGGCCGGCGTCACCCGAGCGGGTGGCCAGACGGACCTTCGTGCCTTCGAGCTTGGCCTTGATCTCGTTGGCCTGCTCGATGGTCGCGATCTCGTGGATCTTGCGGGCGCGGCGGATCTGCGCCACGTCCTTCTCGCCACCCTTGGTCCAGCGGATCGCGAAACCACGCGGGACCAGGTAGTTGCGAGCGTAACCGTCCTTGACGTCGACGACATCGCCGGCGGCACCGAGGCCAGAAACCTCGTGGGTCAGGATGATCTTCATTAGTCGGTCACCCTTTCCTTATCGCGCGGTGGACGTGTAGGGCAGCAGTGCCATCTCACGGCTGTTCTTCACGGCCGTGGCGACGTCACGCTGGTGCTGCGTGCAGTTGCCGGTGACGCGGCGGGCACGGATCTTGCCGCGGTCGGAAATGAACTTCCGCAGCATGTTCGTGTCCTTGTAGTCCACGTACGCGGTCTTGTCCTTGCAGAACGCGCAGACCTTCTTCTTAGGCTTGCGCACAGGCGGCTTCGCCATTGTGTCTCTCCTGTGTGATCAAGAAGTGGGGATGCGAGCTTCCCTAGAAGGGGGGCTCGTCCGAGTAGCCACCGTTGGAACCGCCGGAGCTTCCGCCCCAGCCGCCCCCGCCGCCCTGCTGCTGCTGGCCGCCGGCCGGCGCGCTGGACGCCCACGGGTCGTCGGAGGGAGCTCCGCCGCCCTGCGGGGCGCCGCCGCTGGGGGCTCCGCCCCAGCCACCGCCGCCACCCTGCTGCTGGCCGCCGCCGTATCCACCCTGGCCACCGCGACCGGTGGTCTTGGCGACCTTGGCCGTGGCGTTCTTCAGGCTGGGGCCGACTTCCTCGACGTCCAGCTCGTAGACCGTGCGCTTGACACCCTCACGGTCCTCGTACGACCGCTGCCTCAGCCGGCCCTGCACGATCACGCGCATGCCTCGCTGAAGGGACTCGGCGACGTTCTCCGCCGCCTGCCGCCACACCGAGCAGGTCAGGAACAGGCTCTCGCCGTCCTTCCACTCGTTGGTCTGACGGTCGAAGGTGCGGGGGGTGGACGCGACACGGAACTTCGCGACCGCCGCACCCGAGGGGGTGAAGCGCAGCTCGGGGTCGTCGACGAGATTGCCGACGACCGTGATGACGGTCTCGCCTGCCATGGATGAACCTCTCGGCGGGAATTGCTGCTGGGCTGCTGTGCTACTCGGTCCCGATTACCGCTGAACCGAAGTTCAGTGGGTCTCGGGGCGAAGGACCTTGGTCCGGAGAACCGACTCGTTCAGGTTCATCTGTCGGTCAAGCTCCTTGACGACCGCAGGCTCGGCCTGAAGGTCGATGACCGAGTAGATGCCCTCGGGCTTCTTCTTGATCTCGTAAGCGAGACGACGACGGCCCCAGGTGTCGACCTTCTCGACCTTTCCGTTGCCCTCACGGACGACGGAAAGGAAGTTCTCGATCAACGGGGAGACAGCGCGCTCCTCAAGATCGGGGTCGAGGATGACCATCACTTCGTAGTGACGCATGTGGAACCCACCTCCTTTGGACTCAGCGGCCACGGTCGTTCCGTGGCAGGAGGGTCGTGATGCGTACGCACGGCGTCCGAGAGCAGACACCGCGCAGACCGTACAGACTACCTGCTCGACTCCTTCCGGTTGAAATCCGGCAGGAAGAGGCCACACTCTGTATTCATCGGGTGTGCTCGGTGCTATGCCCCCGGCTCCTGCCGGCGGCGACCCCGCAGCACCGCTCTGCGTCAGCCAGGAGGTGCCTTCCGATGGCACAGGCAATGCGACCCCAGTCCTCCATCTCGCTCTTCGCGACCGACGGCAAGCCCCACCCGCTGCAGGACGCCCTGATGGTGGCCACGGTGGTCCTCGGCCTCGTGGCGTTCGTCACGGGATTCTTCGACAATCTGCACCTGATCAGCTCGTGGACCGGGCTCGTCGGCATCCTGACCGGCGCGTACGGACAGTTCATCTCGGAGACGACACGCGAGCGCTTCGCACTGATCATCGGGCTTGGCGCCTCGGCCGTGGGCTTCTACCTCGGCATGGCGCACGGCGGTCTCTTCGGCGGCTGGGCGGGCTGACCGGGGCACCTCGGCGACAGGGCGCCGGCCTCTCACCGGCCCGGGCACGGCCCGTCCCCCAGATGGGTGGCGCCCTTGTCGCAGTAGGCTTCGCGCCATAGCCAGCGAAGCCGCCGAGGAGACGCCCCGCATGAGCCTGTCCCTGAGGACCATCAGCCGAGAGCAGCATCTGGGATATCTCCAGAGCCTGCCCTCGGCTAGCCACTGCCAGGTCCCGGCGTGGGCCGACGTGAAGAACGAGTGGCGCTCCGAGAACCTCGGTTGGTTCGACCAGAACGACGAACTGGTCGGCGCCGCCCTCGTGTTGTACCGCCAGCTGCCGAAGGTGAAGCGGTACCTCGCCTACCTTCCCGAGGGCCCTGTCATCAACTGGTACGCGCCGAACCTGGAGGAGTGGCTCCAGCCGATGCTGGCCCACCTCAAGCGTCAGGGCGCGTTCACCGTGAAGATGGGTCCGCCCGTCGTCATCCGCCGCTGGAACGCCGCCGCCATCAAGGCCGGAATCCAGGACCCTGAGGTCAAGCGCCTGCGCGACGTGGAGGCCTCGCACATCGAGCCCCGCGCCTTCGAGGTGTCCGACAAGCTGCGCCGCATGGGCTGGCAGCAGGGCGAGGACGGCGGCGCCGGCTTCGGCGACGTGCAGCCCCGCTACGTCTTCCAGGTGCCGCTCGCCAACCGCTCGCTGGACGACGTCCTCAAGGGCTTCAACCAGCTGTGGCGCCGCAACATCAAGAAGGCCGAGAAGGCCGGCGTCGAGGTCGTCCAGGGCACCTACGAGGACCTGCCGGTCTGGCAGGAGCTGTACGAGATCACGGCCGAGCGCGACAAGTTCCGCCCGCGCCCGCTCAGCTACTTCCAGCGCCAGTGGACGGCCCTCAACTCCGAGGACCCGAACCGGATGCGGCTGTACATCGCGAAGCACGAGGGGGAGCCGCTGGCCGCCGCCACGATGCTCACCGTCGGCCAGCACGTCTGGTACTCGTACGGCGCCTCCGCGAACCACAAGCGCGAGGTCCGGCCGTCGAACGCGATGCAGTGGCGCATGCTGCGCGACTCGTACGCGCTCGGCGCCAGCGTCTACGACCTGCGCGGCATCAGTGACACGCTGGACGAGAACGACCACCTGTTCGGCCTCATCCAGTTCAAGGTCGGTACGGGCGGCGAGGCCGTCGAGTACGTCGGCGAATGGGACTTCCCGCTCAACAAGATGCTGCACAAGGCGCTCGACATCTACATGTCGCGTCGCTGACCTGCTGCTGCACCCCCCACACAACGCATCGCTGCACAGGCAGCTTTTTCGAGAGAGGCTCCGGACGGGCATGGCGCTCACGCTCTACGTCGACACCGCGCGCTGGCGTGCGCACCAGAAGCAGATCCAGGACCAGTTCCCGGGGATGATTCCGGTCTGCAAGGGCAACGGCTACGGCTTCGGCCACGAGCGGTTGTGCGAGGAGGCGACCCGGCTGGGCGCCGACGTGCTGGCCGTCGGGACCACGTACGAGGCCGCCAGCATCAAGGACCTCTTCGGCGGCGACCTGCTCGTCCTCACCCCGTTCCGGCGGGGTGAGGAGCCGGTGCCGCTGCCGGACCGGGTGATCCGCTCGGTGTCCTCCCTGGACGGGGTCCGCGGCCTGGTCGGCGCCCGCGTGGTCATCGAGTGCATGAGTTCGATGCGCCGCCACGGCATCTCCGAGCAGGACCTGGGCCAGCTGCACGCGGCGATCGAGGACGTGCGGCTGGAGGGCTTCGCCCTGCACCTGCCGCTGGACCGCCCGGACGGCTCGGACGCCGTCGAGGAGGTCATCGGCTGGATGGACCGGCTGCGCGCGGCCCGGCTGCCGCTGCACACCATGTTCGTCAGCCACCTGCGGGCCCAGGAACTGGCCCGGCTCCAGCAGCAGTTCCCGCAGACCCGTTTCCGGGCGCGGATCGGCACCCGGCTGTGGCTGGGCGACCACGAGGCGACCGAGTACCGGGGCGCCGTCCTGGACGTCACGCGCGTCGCGAAGGGTGACCGGTTCGGCTACCGCCAGCAGAAGGCCGCCTCCG contains these protein-coding regions:
- a CDS encoding HAD-IB family phosphatase; amino-acid sequence: MTLLHLFDLDGTLMYGSAAPAEISRQLGLHTEIAELERAFGAREMGPHEFSVAAHALWAGLTPAHVRAAFEGAPWLSGIREVWREIRERGDYCAVISLSPSFFVELLLEWGAHAAHGSVFPEVPFTRPVEAAGILTPEGKVTVADRLCAQFGVGRADCVAYGDSVTDSVLFEAVAVSVAVNARPYLAERATHVYEGRDLREAYRLVGAPRPEVQAS
- a CDS encoding GNAT family N-acetyltransferase is translated as MIQSGPVTPPHLTDLPIRALTVDDLRSCADLSEDRGWPREDHKWGLLLAAGNGYGIDAPDGHGLAAACVVTSYGHTHAGPELAAIGMVLVAERYARQGLGRHLMTYVCDDVLKGVPLTLHATPHGRPLYEGLGFDTTGRAEMLRGTFRGEPTDSEAPSVAVRPAAGEDIPRIVRLDTEVFGTDRTHMIARLPAFADRLLVAEDGRGELVGYAAIWPNMETHVIGPLIARDTAGAQALVTALAAVTDRPLRTDIDVRHEELLTWLKDRGLDSVAFNAVMTRNIPALPGDWTRRWAPLTVAAG
- a CDS encoding GNAT family N-acetyltransferase → MTDPDQPEIRPATEEDLPAIVAMLADDPLGATRESPDDLTPYIAAFKRLTADPHQHVVVAVREGRVVGTLQLTIVPGLSRKGATRSIIEGVRVHADERGGGLGTLFIQWAIDRSRRENCQLVQLTSDVTRADAHRFYERLGFTASHVGFKLSL
- a CDS encoding winged helix DNA-binding domain-containing protein, which encodes MSPSLPLVTTAERRHRLGRRHRLAPSARAASVSEAADAVVALRATDAAALFLSARARLAEGGPATVEQALYEDVSVVRLLSMRNTLFVVSAELAPYVDSSTARSIAAKERRTFLKHLQEDDQGLDADWLARTEAAALVARDAHGPCTGSQLSAAVPALREKITVGQGKKYETETGVATRVIRLLLAADGRIRRDRPRGSWTSSQFRWVHTESWTAVPPAEARAEIARRWLHAYGPATEADLKWWTGWTLTAVRKALTAVGPAQVRLDDGGTALVGPGDTAPEPAPEPWAALLPGLDPSGIGWADRGFHLDPAHRLALFDYAGNIGPTVWWNGEIVWRLLGDPGRAAETAIAAEVARLAPWVGGTRITPRFRTPLERELVA
- a CDS encoding serine hydrolase domain-containing protein; this encodes MDAVSEDRELFPATRRALRHRIAVAQSEGRAPSVVAAVARGGELVWEGSRTSVEGHGPDGNVQYRIGSISKTFTAVVVMRLRDEGLLRLEDPLEQHLPGTGVGEVTIAQLLAHTGGLAAETPGEWWERTPGALRPELADVLGEEPYRFRPGRRHHYSNPGYTLLGSLVEAVRGKPWEEVLRAEVLEPLALDRTTAQPQAPHAGGWAVHPWADVMMPEPLEDLGLMAAAGQLWSTTSDLARFAMFLARGDERVLSAESVREMRTPAAPPEPGLAELGYGLGMQLMDDRGRRLTGHSGSLPGFVAGLWLSEADDVAAVVLANCTSGLPASAVAADLVAIVAEAEPPFPQPWRPFREADPVALELCGPWYWGTSAQAVRLKADGLLELAPMGAMGRSARFRAQPDGSWTGVCGYYAGETLRAVRREDGSVSHLDLGSFVFTREPYDAQAPVPGGVDPQGWRGIG
- the dnaB gene encoding replicative DNA helicase, with amino-acid sequence MDDPWADSGPGDRLPARSRRNSDNRGRGDEQHDRGREGGSWDGGGGGFERVPPQDLDAEQSVLGGMLLSKDAIADVVEVIKGHDFYRPSHETIYQAILDLYAKGEPADPITVGAELTRRGEISKVGGASYLHTLVQSVPTAANAEYYAEIVHERAVLRRLVAAGTKITQMGYAADGDVDEIVNSAQAEIYAVTEQRTSEDYLPLGDIMEGALDEIEAIGSRSGQMSGVPTGFTDLDSLTNGLHPGQMIVIAARPAMGKSTLALDFARACSIKSNLPSVIFSLEMGRNEIAMRLLSAEARVALHHMRSGTMTDDDWTRLARRMPDVSAAPLYIDDSPNLSMMEIRAKCRRLKQRNDLSLVVIDYLQLMQSGGSRRPESRQQEVSDMSRNLKLLAKELEVPVIALSQLNRGPEQRTDKKPMVSDLRESGSIEQDADMVILLHREDAYEKESPRAGEADLIVAKHRNGPTATITVAFQGHYSRFVDMANT
- a CDS encoding MATE family efflux transporter, with product MTQALAPLKGAPRRHDREILALAVPAFGALVAEPLFVMADSAIVGHLGTPQLAGLGIAAALLTTAVSVFVFLAYATTAAVSRRVGAGDLPAAIRQGMDGIWLALLIGAAVVAFVLPTAPWLISLFGASDTVAPHAVTYLRISALGIPAMLMVLAATGVLRGLQDTRTPLYVAVGGFALNAGLNGVLVYGVGFGIAGSAWGTVIAQCAMAGVYLVVVVRGARKHGASLRPDATGIRACAQAGVPLLVRTLSLRAVLIIATAVAARLGDAEIAAHQILLSLWSLLAFALDAIAIAGQAIIGRYLGADDTEGAKAVCRRMVQWGIVSGIVLGALVIAARPLFIPLFTSDPAVEDALLPALLVVALSQPVSGIVFVLDGVLMGAGDGRYLAWAMLLTLAVFTPAALLVPTVGGGLTTLWWAMTLMMLVRMATLQLRARSGRWLVAGATR
- the rplI gene encoding 50S ribosomal protein L9; protein product: MKIILTHEVSGLGAAGDVVDVKDGYARNYLVPRGFAIRWTKGGEKDVAQIRRARKIHEIATIEQANEIKAKLEGTKVRLATRSGDAGRLFGSVTPADIATAIEASGGPKVDKRRVELAAPIKTLGSYQVSVRLHAEVAANVGVEVVAA
- the rpsR gene encoding 30S ribosomal protein S18, whose product is MAKPPVRKPKKKVCAFCKDKTAYVDYKDTNMLRKFISDRGKIRARRVTGNCTQHQRDVATAVKNSREMALLPYTSTAR
- a CDS encoding single-stranded DNA-binding protein, giving the protein MAGETVITVVGNLVDDPELRFTPSGAAVAKFRVASTPRTFDRQTNEWKDGESLFLTCSVWRQAAENVAESLQRGMRVIVQGRLRQRSYEDREGVKRTVYELDVEEVGPSLKNATAKVAKTTGRGGQGGYGGGQQQGGGGGWGGAPSGGAPQGGGAPSDDPWASSAPAGGQQQQGGGGGWGGSSGGSNGGYSDEPPF